One Micromonospora sp. WMMD1120 genomic region harbors:
- a CDS encoding amidohydrolase family protein → MALHVRGVVLPDDEVRDLWLVGDRVTFTPVPGAETVVDGGFVLPGLVDAHCHIGIARGGAPITSLDQARALARLDRDAGVLAIRDAGSPYPYPELDDEPDLPRLARAGRHVAPPKRYLRGIGVEVDATDVAATVAEQARAGNGWVKLVGDWIDRGVGDLAPAWDAETLTAAVRAAHDAGVRAAVHTFSESAVEIMVRAGVDSVEHGTGLSLDLIDEMARRGTALVPTMINIATFGGIAEQARGKFPGYADHMLALRDRFPEVVRAAHEAGVPIYVGTDAGGGIDHGLAGEEMLLLHERAGMAPLDVLAAASWGARAWLGFPGLVEGGLADLTVYPEDPRVDLRVVRAPSRTILRGHVIR, encoded by the coding sequence ATGGCTCTTCACGTGCGCGGTGTCGTACTCCCCGACGACGAGGTCCGGGACCTCTGGCTGGTCGGCGATCGGGTGACCTTCACCCCGGTGCCCGGCGCGGAGACGGTTGTCGACGGTGGGTTCGTGCTGCCGGGGCTGGTGGACGCGCACTGCCACATCGGCATCGCCCGCGGTGGCGCCCCGATCACCTCGCTCGACCAGGCCCGCGCGCTGGCCCGGCTCGACCGGGACGCGGGGGTGCTGGCGATCCGCGACGCCGGCTCGCCGTACCCGTACCCCGAACTGGACGACGAGCCTGACCTGCCGCGACTGGCCCGCGCGGGCCGGCACGTCGCGCCGCCGAAGCGTTACCTGCGCGGCATCGGCGTGGAGGTCGACGCCACCGACGTGGCGGCCACGGTGGCCGAGCAGGCGCGCGCCGGCAACGGCTGGGTCAAGCTGGTCGGCGACTGGATCGACAGGGGCGTCGGCGACCTGGCACCGGCCTGGGACGCCGAAACCCTCACCGCCGCCGTGCGCGCGGCGCACGACGCCGGGGTACGCGCCGCCGTGCACACCTTCTCCGAGTCGGCGGTCGAGATCATGGTCCGGGCCGGGGTGGACTCGGTGGAGCACGGCACCGGGCTGAGCCTCGACCTGATCGACGAGATGGCCCGCCGGGGCACCGCTCTCGTCCCCACGATGATCAACATCGCCACCTTCGGCGGGATCGCCGAGCAGGCGCGCGGCAAGTTCCCCGGGTACGCCGACCACATGCTGGCGCTGCGCGACCGCTTTCCGGAGGTGGTGCGCGCCGCGCACGAGGCGGGGGTGCCGATCTACGTGGGCACCGACGCCGGCGGCGGCATCGACCACGGGCTGGCCGGCGAGGAGATGCTGCTGCTGCACGAGCGCGCCGGCATGGCGCCGCTCGACGTCCTCGCCGCGGCCTCCTGGGGCGCCCGCGCATGGCTCGGCTTCCCCGGCCTGGTCGAGGGCGGCCTCGCCGACCTCACCGTCTACCCCGAGGATCCCCGTGTCGACCTGCGCGTCGTCCGCGCGCCGTCGCGCACGATCCTGCGCGGCCACGTCATCCGCTGA